From Treponema rectale, one genomic window encodes:
- a CDS encoding FHA domain-containing protein: MADTTVVNASPLGQHLERIAESQQVSYLVFNKKRITLVAKITIGRETDNTIVIDNKLASRHHCMIQKIRDAYFLKDENSTNGTFLNGRRIPPDKYVRLNPGDKITVGSSNLIMG; this comes from the coding sequence ATGGCAGATACAACAGTAGTTAACGCAAGTCCCCTGGGCCAGCATCTTGAAAGGATTGCAGAAAGCCAGCAGGTTTCGTATTTGGTATTCAACAAGAAACGCATAACCCTTGTTGCAAAGATTACAATCGGCAGAGAAACGGACAATACCATTGTCATTGACAATAAACTTGCCAGCCGTCATCACTGTATGATTCAGAAAATACGTGATGCTTATTTCCTGAAAGATGAAAACTCAACAAACGGAACATTTCTGAATGGAAGACGCATTCCTCCTGATAAGTATGTACGTTTGAATCCCGGTGATAAGATTACAGTGGGATCTTCTAACCTTATAATGGGCTGA
- a CDS encoding metallophosphoesterase: MNQNSLLKKIEDYVSLDKLPDDRTAMEELDEAVSVLENETAFYRPVKRNGKCGALLDFTKNTLPVILVPDLHGRKDFLLNLLKLDVSSLKKTGAFDGTAFSSAGCRVADLLAEKEIIVVCVGDGIHSEKRGRMRWMQAYEDWKCSAAAGPSMQEEMKENIATMRAVMELKKIFPENFHFLKGNHENILNSSENGNLPFYKYANEGQMTCDFIRQVYGDAVLYLISLWEKNLPLCCAFKDFCVSHAEPGKFYTRKKIIEGSGEVVHSFTWTDNDAADEGCVQKLFKELTGLDKEKALWFGGHRPVRDKFYLRQNGSYVQFHNPEKMNVAVVGRASDFDPEKSIISVI, translated from the coding sequence ATGAATCAAAACAGTTTATTAAAAAAAATTGAGGATTATGTCTCTCTTGATAAACTTCCTGATGACCGGACTGCTATGGAAGAACTGGATGAGGCGGTTTCTGTTTTAGAAAACGAAACTGCTTTTTACCGGCCTGTAAAGCGGAACGGAAAATGCGGAGCCCTTCTGGATTTTACGAAAAATACTCTTCCTGTAATTCTTGTTCCTGATCTTCACGGACGGAAAGATTTTCTTCTTAATCTGCTGAAACTGGATGTTTCCTCATTAAAAAAAACAGGAGCCTTTGACGGTACTGCATTCAGTTCAGCCGGCTGTCGTGTGGCAGATCTTCTTGCAGAAAAAGAAATAATAGTTGTATGCGTTGGTGACGGCATTCATTCAGAAAAGCGCGGAAGAATGAGGTGGATGCAGGCTTATGAAGACTGGAAATGCAGCGCTGCGGCAGGTCCGTCGATGCAGGAAGAAATGAAAGAAAATATTGCCACCATGCGTGCCGTTATGGAACTAAAAAAAATCTTTCCTGAAAACTTTCATTTTCTTAAGGGAAATCACGAAAACATTCTTAATTCATCAGAAAACGGAAATCTTCCCTTTTACAAATATGCAAACGAAGGCCAGATGACCTGTGATTTCATACGGCAGGTGTATGGTGATGCAGTTTTATATCTGATCAGCCTTTGGGAAAAAAATCTTCCGCTGTGCTGTGCTTTTAAGGATTTTTGTGTTTCTCATGCAGAGCCCGGAAAATTCTATACCAGAAAAAAAATAATAGAAGGCAGCGGAGAAGTGGTGCATTCCTTTACCTGGACGGATAATGATGCAGCTGATGAGGGATGCGTTCAGAAACTCTTTAAGGAACTTACGGGACTTGATAAAGAAAAAGCCCTCTGGTTTGGAGGACACAGACCTGTAAGAGATAAATTTTATTTAAGGCAGAACGGTTCTTATGTTCAG